Below is a window of Oceanidesulfovibrio indonesiensis DNA.
GCAAGCGCATCAGCGCCAGGGCCAGGATGGTCTTGCCGCAGCCGGACTCCCCAACCAGGCAGAGCCGCTGGCCCGCCTTCAGGCAAAGGCTAACTCCGTCCACAGCGCGCACCACCCCGTCTGGCGTGTCGAAATGGACTTCGAGGTCTCGGACGAAAAGAAGGTTGCCGTTA
It encodes the following:
- a CDS encoding ATP-binding cassette domain-containing protein — protein: MNGHSSDNGNLLFVRDLEVHFDTPDGVVRAVDGVSLCLKAGQRLCLVGESGCGKTILALALMRL